The proteins below are encoded in one region of Berryella intestinalis:
- a CDS encoding DUF3168 domain-containing protein, with product MDARELRRLLLETGMEVHYGHFTGDHPMPYLTYREVGTRDMSADNRALVRTRRWDIDLYTRGKQPEASAKVEALLDAHGIRFSATEYEAADGAFLQTVYEVRLMA from the coding sequence ATGGACGCCAGAGAGCTGAGGAGGCTGCTCCTCGAAACCGGGATGGAGGTCCACTACGGCCACTTCACCGGCGACCACCCCATGCCCTACCTGACCTACCGCGAGGTCGGGACGCGCGACATGAGCGCAGACAACCGCGCGCTCGTGAGGACGCGGCGCTGGGACATAGACCTGTACACGCGCGGCAAGCAGCCGGAAGCCTCGGCGAAGGTCGAGGCCCTGCTCGACGCGCACGGCATAAGGTTCTCGGCGACCGAATACGAGGCCGCCGACGGGGCGTTTTTGCAGACGGTCTACGAAGTGAGGCTGATGGCATGA
- a CDS encoding HK97 gp10 family phage protein: MSEVTISLGDLGGELERVIRGYSDEVRKETERDVRAAARVAVEELRATSPKGTGEYAAGWAASVKRPAPGSVEAVVGNRDKPGLTHLLEKGHGGPHPAPARPHIEPAAERGIAELRRRMS; this comes from the coding sequence ATGAGCGAGGTGACCATATCGCTCGGAGACCTCGGCGGCGAGCTCGAGCGCGTGATCCGCGGGTACTCCGACGAGGTGAGGAAAGAGACCGAGAGGGACGTTCGCGCCGCCGCCAGGGTCGCGGTCGAAGAGCTCAGGGCGACGTCCCCGAAGGGCACGGGCGAGTACGCGGCCGGATGGGCGGCATCGGTCAAGAGGCCCGCGCCGGGATCGGTCGAGGCGGTCGTTGGAAACCGCGACAAGCCCGGCCTCACGCACCTGCTCGAGAAGGGCCACGGCGGGCCGCACCCCGCCCCGGCCCGCCCGCACATCGAGCCGGCCGCCGAGCGCGGCATCGCGGAGCTGAGGCGCCGCATGTCGTAG
- a CDS encoding head maturation protease, ClpP-related, with product MAKRFFQMVEAPTSAEIVIYGDICSYPWDESDVSSWGLSQRLAALPDTVEEVTVRINSYGGEVAEGVAIYNALRACKARVTTVCDGFACSIASVIFMAGEERVMSDASLLMIHNASSWAGGDAPKLRKLADDLDTITGLSRGIYLAATDLDEAELTRMMDDETWLTPEFCVEHGFATAVESSEASGPAQSARFNAKQLVELLTEQVHAKKPKAEREGRTVEAKLDAIMAHLGIGADDPAESDHGIGDQRIQAQEATHRLAEFFGRI from the coding sequence ATGGCTAAGAGATTCTTCCAGATGGTGGAGGCCCCGACCTCGGCGGAGATCGTCATATACGGCGACATCTGCTCGTACCCGTGGGACGAGTCCGACGTTTCCAGTTGGGGCCTGTCCCAGCGGCTCGCCGCGCTCCCCGACACGGTGGAGGAGGTCACGGTGCGGATCAACTCCTACGGCGGCGAGGTCGCCGAGGGCGTGGCGATATACAACGCGCTGCGCGCCTGCAAGGCGAGGGTGACCACCGTGTGCGACGGCTTCGCCTGCTCGATCGCTTCGGTGATCTTCATGGCGGGCGAGGAGCGCGTCATGAGCGACGCCTCGCTGCTGATGATCCACAACGCTTCCTCCTGGGCGGGGGGCGACGCCCCGAAGCTCCGCAAGCTCGCCGACGACCTCGACACCATCACCGGCCTGTCGCGCGGGATCTACCTCGCGGCGACCGACCTCGACGAGGCGGAGCTCACCCGGATGATGGACGACGAGACGTGGCTCACGCCCGAGTTCTGCGTCGAGCACGGCTTCGCGACCGCCGTCGAATCCAGCGAGGCGAGCGGGCCCGCGCAGTCGGCGCGCTTCAACGCCAAGCAGCTCGTTGAGCTCCTGACCGAGCAGGTTCACGCCAAAAAGCCGAAGGCCGAGCGAGAGGGCCGCACGGTCGAGGCGAAGCTCGACGCGATCATGGCGCACCTCGGCATCGGTGCAGACGACCCCGCCGAGAGCGACCATGGAATAGGCGACCAGCGCATCCAGGCGCAGGAAGCGACCCATAGGCTTGCCGAGTTCTTCGGCCGCATCTAA
- a CDS encoding phage portal protein produces the protein MGIVRTLYDWLGNRLDDGETGDIIAIQATAAATHMVAFKVAVGYVSAAISKADFRVYRDGRLSEGDEWSYLWTVAPNDNETANKLVSDLVWDMYSKGRGLVVPRGGRLYRAEPDPPTRQNPLGADEYASLRVGSASIPGPVSASDLFVFDLGDPDVRGLVESMGSQYARLVSAASDSFVSDASRRYKMKIETAQGGTEEERRKYEEWAEKNLRAFFEGKNAVLPEFKGRELVEFDKATATRRTSDDFVRLRKDCFEAVANAMKMPTSMLYGNVNNFGQVHQSFLTFAVAPVASMMEHELTAKVFGFDGWRRGDRFSIDLSHVKHVDLLDAAQDAEKLVSSSLMSPDQVMTFLGLDPLNEEWSRRHYMTRNYSLAGEANSEGGEN, from the coding sequence TTGGGAATCGTAAGGACCCTCTACGACTGGCTGGGCAACCGCCTGGACGACGGCGAGACGGGCGACATCATAGCGATCCAGGCGACCGCCGCCGCCACCCACATGGTGGCCTTCAAGGTGGCCGTCGGCTACGTCTCGGCCGCAATATCCAAGGCCGACTTCCGCGTCTACAGGGACGGCAGGCTCTCCGAGGGCGACGAGTGGTCGTACCTGTGGACGGTCGCCCCCAACGACAACGAGACGGCGAACAAGCTCGTGTCCGATCTGGTGTGGGACATGTACTCGAAGGGCCGTGGCCTCGTCGTGCCGCGCGGCGGGAGGCTGTACCGGGCCGAGCCCGACCCCCCGACCAGACAGAACCCCCTCGGGGCCGACGAGTACGCGAGCTTGCGGGTGGGAAGCGCGAGCATACCGGGACCGGTCAGCGCGTCCGACCTGTTCGTCTTCGACCTGGGCGACCCGGACGTTCGCGGCCTGGTGGAGTCTATGGGCTCCCAGTACGCCCGGCTCGTGTCCGCCGCGTCCGATTCGTTCGTGTCCGACGCGTCGCGTCGGTACAAGATGAAGATCGAGACGGCCCAGGGCGGCACCGAGGAGGAGCGGCGCAAGTACGAGGAGTGGGCCGAGAAGAACCTCCGGGCCTTCTTCGAGGGCAAGAACGCCGTACTCCCGGAGTTCAAGGGCCGCGAGCTCGTGGAGTTCGACAAGGCGACCGCGACCCGGCGGACGAGCGACGACTTCGTCAGGCTCCGAAAGGACTGCTTCGAGGCCGTGGCCAACGCCATGAAGATGCCCACCTCGATGCTCTATGGAAACGTGAACAACTTCGGCCAGGTGCACCAGTCCTTCCTCACCTTCGCGGTCGCCCCTGTCGCCTCCATGATGGAGCACGAGCTGACCGCCAAGGTGTTCGGCTTCGACGGATGGAGGCGGGGAGACCGTTTCTCGATCGACTTATCCCATGTCAAGCACGTAGACCTCCTGGACGCGGCGCAGGACGCCGAGAAGCTCGTAAGCAGCTCGCTCATGTCCCCCGACCAGGTTATGACCTTCCTCGGCCTCGACCCGCTCAACGAGGAGTGGAGCCGACGGCATTACATGACCAGGAACTACTCGCTCGCGGGCGAGGCGAACTCCGAAGGGGGTGAAAACTAA
- a CDS encoding phage major capsid protein, with product MTIQLNKAREAGSRLYQAFQTEGADSEAAFAQFAEAIADDVAEQYRCAVATQDSAVLQARGFRTLTSEETTYYQRITDALSAVDPKQAFATMGDNLMPITIIEDVMRNISKAHPLLARVKAVPAAALTRWVRNRDKGLAAVWGELNSEITKEITSAFDVVDIKQGKLSCFALVSQDMLKLGPVWLDGYVTTVLSEAIAIGLETGLVSGNGIKGQPVGIDRDIHQGVSINSGTGYPQKAAVKLADFGPAAYGAVVATLMTDEAGKAKSVNVVNGESLTLIVNNKTYLTKVMPGVRVMGADGIYRDSFPVPTEVIPSVAVADDRGVLALMDEYEMFVGADRGIEFSDDAKFLEDQRAFKAVLYAAGMAYDNTSAVLLDLSAVAEAAAPVKVKGTVSTKAEA from the coding sequence ATGACCATCCAGCTCAACAAGGCCCGCGAGGCGGGTTCCAGGCTCTACCAGGCCTTCCAGACCGAGGGAGCGGATTCCGAAGCCGCATTCGCCCAGTTCGCCGAGGCGATCGCCGACGACGTCGCCGAGCAGTACCGGTGCGCGGTCGCGACCCAGGACTCCGCCGTCCTCCAGGCGCGCGGGTTCCGCACTCTCACTAGCGAGGAGACGACCTACTATCAGCGCATCACCGACGCTCTCTCCGCCGTCGATCCCAAGCAGGCGTTCGCGACCATGGGCGACAACCTCATGCCCATCACGATCATCGAGGACGTGATGCGCAACATCTCCAAGGCGCATCCCCTTCTCGCCCGCGTGAAGGCCGTCCCCGCCGCCGCGCTCACCCGCTGGGTGCGCAACCGCGACAAGGGTCTGGCCGCCGTGTGGGGCGAGCTCAACAGCGAGATAACCAAGGAGATCACGTCGGCCTTCGATGTCGTGGACATCAAGCAGGGCAAGCTCTCCTGCTTCGCGCTGGTCTCCCAGGACATGCTCAAGCTCGGCCCCGTGTGGCTCGACGGGTACGTGACCACGGTCCTCTCCGAGGCCATCGCCATCGGCCTCGAGACCGGCCTCGTCTCCGGCAACGGCATCAAGGGCCAGCCCGTCGGCATCGACCGCGACATCCACCAGGGCGTCTCGATCAACTCCGGCACCGGCTACCCCCAGAAGGCCGCCGTCAAGCTCGCCGACTTCGGCCCCGCCGCCTACGGTGCCGTCGTAGCCACGCTCATGACGGACGAGGCGGGCAAGGCGAAGTCCGTGAACGTCGTCAACGGCGAGTCGCTCACGCTCATCGTCAACAACAAGACCTACCTCACAAAGGTCATGCCCGGCGTCCGCGTCATGGGCGCAGACGGGATCTACCGCGACTCCTTCCCGGTGCCCACCGAGGTGATCCCCTCCGTTGCGGTCGCCGACGACCGCGGCGTCCTGGCGTTGATGGACGAGTACGAGATGTTCGTCGGGGCCGACCGCGGCATCGAGTTCAGCGACGACGCCAAGTTCCTCGAGGACCAGCGGGCCTTCAAGGCCGTGCTCTACGCCGCCGGCATGGCGTACGACAACACGAGCGCCGTCCTGCTCGACCTGTCCGCAGTCGCCGAGGCCGCCGCGCCCGTGAAGGTCAAGGGCACCGTGTCCACCAAGGCCGAGGCCTAG